One window from the genome of Oreochromis niloticus isolate F11D_XX linkage group LG20, O_niloticus_UMD_NMBU, whole genome shotgun sequence encodes:
- the sst6.1 gene encoding cortistatin, with protein MQLLVVLAALMGVVFSVRAAAVLPVEDRSPIHVNRELSKERKELILKLVSGLLDGALDTNMLPGEATPVELEEPLESRLEERAVYNRLSLPQRDRKAPCKNFFWKTFTSC; from the exons ATGCAGCTCCTGGTGGTGTTAGCAGCTCTCATGGGGGTTGTGTTCAGCGTTAGAGCAGCTGCCGTGCTTCCTGTGGAGGATAGGAGCCCCATCCATGTGAACAGG GAGCTGAGCAAAGAACGCAAGGAGCTGATCCTAAAGCTGGTGTCTGGCTTGTTGGATGGAGCTCTGGACACAAACATGCTGCCGGGAGAAGCGACACCTGTGGAGCTCGAGGAGCCGCTGGAGTCTCGTCTGGAGGAGAGAGCTGTGTATAACAGGCTATCGCTTCCCCAGCGCGACCGCAAAGCTCCCTGTAAAAACTTCTTCTGGAAAACTTTCACCTCCTGCTAA